In the genome of Desulfuromonas acetexigens, one region contains:
- a CDS encoding epoxyqueuosine reductase QueH — protein sequence MNILLHTCCANCAIYPVDRLRDAGHAVTGYFYNPNIHPYLEFRRRLDTLKEYAELRDLPVVYREDYQLAEFLGAVAADPANRCGYCYQVRLAETAKVAAEQGFDGFTSTLLYSRFQKHEEIRLAGEDLARRYGLTFIYEDFRKGWNLGVAESKRLGLYRQQYCGCIYSEYDRYAPRPGK from the coding sequence ATGAACATTTTGCTGCACACCTGCTGCGCCAACTGCGCCATCTATCCCGTCGATCGCCTGCGTGACGCCGGCCATGCGGTGACCGGTTATTTTTATAATCCGAATATCCATCCCTACCTGGAATTCCGCCGCCGCCTCGATACCCTCAAGGAGTACGCCGAGTTGCGTGACTTACCGGTTGTTTATCGGGAAGACTATCAGCTCGCCGAATTTCTCGGCGCGGTCGCCGCCGACCCCGCCAATCGCTGCGGCTACTGCTATCAAGTGCGGCTCGCCGAAACGGCAAAGGTCGCGGCGGAGCAAGGGTTTGACGGCTTCACCTCGACCCTGCTCTACTCCCGCTTCCAGAAACACGAGGAGATCCGCCTCGCCGGAGAGGATCTCGCCCGCCGTTACGGCCTGACCTTCATCTATGAGGATTTCCGCAAGGGCTGGAACCTCGGTGTCGCCGAATCGAAACGCCTCGGTCTCTACCGCCAGCAATATTGCGGTTGTATCTATTCGGAATACGACCGTTACGCGCCGCGCCCAGGGAAGTGA
- the ruvA gene encoding Holliday junction branch migration protein RuvA, whose protein sequence is MIALLTGKLAYKSIDHLIIDVGGVGYRVKIPLSSFYVLPEAGEVRLHIFTYVKEDAIHLYGFLTAEEKELFILLLSVSGVGPKLAVNILSNIPAADLRAALSQGNDKRLAAIPGIGKKTADRLILELREKVGKLAAAAGTAYPSAPPTRATDTLDDTLSALINLGYKEAQARKALEALELAPDTPVEEVLKGALKILLK, encoded by the coding sequence ATGATCGCCCTGCTCACCGGAAAACTCGCTTATAAATCGATCGACCACCTGATTATCGACGTCGGCGGCGTCGGCTACCGGGTGAAGATCCCCCTGTCGAGTTTCTACGTCCTCCCCGAAGCCGGTGAGGTGCGACTGCACATCTTCACCTACGTCAAGGAAGACGCCATCCATCTCTACGGCTTTCTCACCGCCGAAGAGAAGGAACTCTTCATCCTCCTTCTCTCGGTTTCGGGGGTGGGACCGAAGCTGGCGGTGAACATCCTCTCCAACATCCCCGCCGCCGATCTGCGTGCGGCCCTGAGCCAGGGGAACGACAAGCGCCTGGCGGCAATCCCCGGCATCGGCAAGAAGACCGCCGACCGCTTGATTCTGGAACTGCGGGAAAAGGTCGGCAAGCTTGCGGCCGCAGCCGGCACTGCCTATCCGAGCGCCCCGCCGACGCGGGCGACAGACACCCTGGACGATACCCTGTCGGCCCTGATCAACCTGGGCTACAAGGAAGCGCAGGCGAGAAAGGCCCTGGAAGCGCTGGAGTTGGCCCCCGACACCCCGGTCGAAGAAGTCCTCAAGGGCGCCCTGAAAATTCTCCTCAAATGA
- a CDS encoding phasin family protein, whose protein sequence is MFELIEKTLLAGMGAVSLSQKKGEELIQDLKQRFNVTEEEGKALLDKLQGAAKDTQKKLEEMALQEVKKACERIGVATGEEHAALKQRVKDLEEKLRAQGE, encoded by the coding sequence ATGTTTGAACTGATCGAAAAAACCCTGCTGGCCGGCATGGGCGCCGTCTCTCTCAGCCAGAAAAAGGGCGAGGAACTGATTCAGGACCTCAAACAGCGCTTCAACGTCACCGAGGAAGAGGGCAAAGCCCTGCTCGACAAGTTGCAAGGCGCGGCCAAGGATACCCAGAAGAAGCTGGAGGAAATGGCGTTACAGGAAGTGAAAAAAGCCTGTGAGCGGATCGGGGTGGCCACCGGCGAGGAGCACGCCGCGCTCAAGCAGCGCGTCAAGGATCTGGAAGAAAAACTCCGGGCTCAAGGGGAATAA
- a CDS encoding patatin-like phospholipase family protein, whose translation MTTPAIPHNSIGLALGSGAARGLAHIGVLKVLEAEGIPIGCIAGTSIGALIGALYAAGVPLTRMEEVARNVDWQQMAGLIDPIIPTSGLIDGKKVAHFISELLPVETFEELRMPLAVLATDVESGELLVIRRGLLREALRAAISFPGIFTPVHFAGRFLVDGGLCNPVPVDVARDLGATRVIGVCAIPEVEKRPQEAFLPNPRRDQPRKNPLFDFFDSSMVERLLRDLWPLGESDEPRHLEKGRKPPGLLRIFAQCIAIMENEINSLRLARDGADVLLRPELNGVTLLEFNKADEIIHAGEEAARAELAAIRALTGH comes from the coding sequence ATGACCACCCCCGCGATTCCGCACAATTCGATCGGCCTGGCCCTCGGCAGCGGGGCCGCCCGGGGACTGGCGCACATCGGCGTGCTCAAGGTGCTCGAAGCCGAAGGCATTCCGATCGGCTGTATCGCCGGCACCTCCATCGGTGCCCTGATCGGCGCCCTCTACGCCGCCGGGGTGCCGCTGACGCGGATGGAAGAGGTGGCGCGCAATGTCGACTGGCAGCAGATGGCCGGACTGATCGACCCGATCATCCCCACCTCCGGGCTGATCGACGGCAAGAAAGTCGCCCACTTCATCTCCGAACTCTTGCCGGTGGAAACTTTCGAGGAGTTGCGCATGCCCCTGGCGGTGCTCGCCACCGACGTCGAAAGCGGCGAACTGCTGGTCATCCGCCGCGGCCTGCTGCGGGAAGCGCTGCGGGCGGCGATCTCCTTCCCCGGCATCTTCACGCCGGTACACTTCGCCGGACGTTTTCTTGTCGACGGCGGCCTGTGCAATCCGGTCCCCGTGGATGTCGCCCGCGACCTCGGGGCAACGCGGGTGATCGGCGTCTGCGCCATCCCCGAAGTGGAGAAACGCCCCCAGGAGGCTTTTCTCCCCAATCCCCGCCGGGATCAGCCGCGCAAAAATCCTCTCTTCGATTTTTTCGATTCATCGATGGTCGAGAGGCTGCTGCGCGATCTCTGGCCCCTGGGCGAAAGCGACGAACCCCGCCATCTGGAAAAGGGCCGTAAGCCGCCGGGGCTGCTGCGCATCTTCGCCCAGTGCATCGCCATCATGGAGAACGAAATCAACAGCCTGCGCCTGGCCCGGGATGGGGCGGACGTGTTGCTGCGCCCGGAACTCAACGGCGTTACCCTGCTCGAATTCAACAAGGCCGATGAGATCATCCACGCCGGCGAAGAGGCTGCGCGCGCCGAGCTCGCCGCCATCCGTGCCCTGACCGGCCATTGA
- a CDS encoding GGDEF domain-containing protein, producing MHGHSFTLVKKVAAGYLLLVLFCLVAIGYALTGLHRQTKHSQALVDIEFKASTLLRSLRQNLLTQERLFRQALVLRDEELGLLFLARNEEFGEQWQQLAAIPGNAFVDLQQAVALYRAAQAPCRELLQKARWDETGSCTEELGQARDNLLGTLDRNIADSEGAIDRQLAELTAQSRRAYRITALLALLGIGLSAPVVATVVIGIHRSVRELLEATRQIAEGRFDPSIPLDRRDEFGQLAREFARMGEKLRELKESSLDANPLTRLPGNLALERELTARIESGEPFSQLYFDLDHFKVYNDRYGYQAGSEIIARVGTLIRETLESLGGTDDLLGHIGGDDYVVLTVPERAEAIAQQVIRDFDRMIPSCYSAEDVAAGAFTGVDRYGVERVFPLLTISIAIIDSQNLETSSAAAIGRESARMKEHLKSLPGSNYLRNRRHRLG from the coding sequence ATGCACGGACATTCCTTCACCCTGGTCAAAAAAGTCGCTGCCGGCTACCTGCTGCTGGTCCTCTTCTGTCTGGTTGCCATCGGTTACGCCCTGACCGGCCTGCACCGGCAAACCAAGCACTCGCAAGCGCTGGTCGACATCGAGTTCAAGGCCTCGACCCTCTTGCGTTCCCTGCGCCAGAACCTGCTGACTCAGGAACGCCTTTTTCGCCAGGCGCTGGTGCTTCGCGATGAAGAATTGGGGCTCCTTTTTCTGGCGCGCAACGAAGAGTTCGGCGAACAATGGCAACAGCTTGCGGCCATTCCGGGAAATGCTTTTGTCGATCTGCAGCAAGCGGTAGCGCTCTATCGGGCAGCGCAAGCCCCCTGCCGGGAACTGCTGCAAAAAGCGCGTTGGGATGAAACCGGAAGCTGCACCGAAGAACTGGGGCAGGCCCGGGACAACCTTCTTGGCACCCTCGACCGGAATATCGCTGACAGCGAAGGGGCTATCGATCGCCAACTGGCGGAACTGACCGCGCAGAGTCGTCGCGCCTACCGCATTACCGCCCTCTTGGCCTTGCTCGGCATCGGCCTGTCGGCCCCGGTGGTCGCCACGGTGGTGATCGGTATTCATCGTTCGGTGAGGGAGTTGCTGGAAGCCACCCGGCAGATCGCCGAAGGCCGTTTCGATCCAAGCATTCCCCTCGACCGCCGCGACGAATTCGGCCAACTGGCCCGGGAATTCGCCCGCATGGGAGAAAAACTCCGGGAACTCAAAGAGAGCTCTCTCGACGCCAACCCCCTCACCCGCCTGCCGGGGAATCTGGCGCTGGAACGGGAACTGACGGCACGCATCGAGAGTGGCGAGCCCTTCTCCCAACTCTATTTCGATCTCGACCATTTCAAGGTTTACAACGACCGTTACGGCTACCAGGCGGGGAGCGAGATCATTGCCCGGGTCGGCACCCTGATCCGGGAAACACTGGAGAGCCTGGGCGGAACCGACGACCTGCTTGGCCACATCGGCGGGGACGACTATGTGGTGCTGACCGTGCCGGAACGGGCGGAGGCGATCGCCCAGCAGGTCATCCGCGACTTCGACCGCATGATTCCGAGTTGCTATTCGGCCGAGGATGTCGCCGCCGGCGCCTTTACCGGCGTCGATCGTTATGGCGTGGAACGGGTCTTTCCGCTGCTGACCATCTCCATCGCCATCATCGACTCGCAAAATCTCGAAACGTCCTCGGCCGCCGCCATCGGCCGGGAAAGCGCCCGCATGAAGGAGCACCTGAAGTCCCTTCCGGGCAGCAACTATCTCCGCAACCGCCGCCATCGCCTAGGCTGA
- a CDS encoding DUF2905 domain-containing protein, whose amino-acid sequence MPPGRLLIILGVVLILAGLLLTYGGRIPWLGKLPGDIRIERENFSFYFPLATSLLVSLLLSLLFWLFRR is encoded by the coding sequence ATGCCGCCGGGCCGTCTGCTCATCATCCTCGGGGTCGTCCTCATCCTGGCCGGCCTGCTCCTGACCTATGGCGGACGCATCCCCTGGCTCGGCAAATTGCCGGGGGATATCCGCATCGAGCGGGAAAACTTCTCCTTCTATTTCCCCCTGGCCACCAGCCTGCTGGTCTCCCTCCTCCTCTCCCTGCTCTTCTGGCTCTTCCGCCGCTGA
- a CDS encoding ABC1 kinase family protein: protein MLSFLRLNRNIRTIRRYRNVLGILIKYGFGHIVEELNLNYYLELGRRIVTLGTAPKEIERLSQPERLRLAMVELGPTFIKLGQILSTRPDIIPKEYADEFGKLQDKVPSLPYEEIEAYIREELGAPADELFSELSPIPLAAASIAQVHRGRLKNGDEVVIKVRRPGIKQVIETDVDILLGLAYLIENHIPQADIYDPVGVVKEFRRTINREMDFTREGHTIDRFGNNFANSDTVHVPKVHWPLTGEGLLTMEYIDGIKVSNIRRLQEEGYDLKAIARNGADAFLKQVLVDGLFHGDPHPGNFFILPGNSICMLDYGMVGRLDNEVKYQLVDLLLAILQRDVDTVITLLLYSGDIAEDIDNKQLKRDLTELIDNYYEIPLQEINAGRLLTEFIEILTVYRIKFPADLMLLGKALITIEGIGRQLDPAFNMIDHLRPFMEKLVRDKVTPSHLSKEMVRVVQSYGALAKNLPRDLKEFINRVNRNKFKIDLEHRGLEKLITDLDKSSNRLSFSMLIAALIIGSSLIMQTDKGPMLFGFPMLGFLGYSIAGFLGLWLAIAILRSGRL from the coding sequence ATGCTCTCCTTTCTGCGGCTCAACCGCAATATCCGAACCATCCGCCGTTATCGCAACGTGCTTGGTATCCTCATCAAGTACGGCTTCGGGCATATTGTCGAAGAGCTTAACCTCAACTACTATCTCGAACTGGGCCGGCGCATCGTCACCTTGGGGACGGCCCCCAAAGAGATCGAGCGACTCAGCCAGCCGGAGCGGTTGCGGCTGGCCATGGTCGAGCTCGGCCCAACCTTCATCAAACTCGGCCAGATCCTCTCGACTCGCCCCGATATCATCCCCAAGGAATATGCCGACGAATTCGGCAAGCTGCAGGACAAGGTTCCCTCCCTCCCCTATGAGGAAATCGAGGCCTACATTCGCGAGGAGCTCGGCGCGCCTGCGGATGAGCTTTTCAGCGAACTCTCCCCCATTCCCCTGGCCGCCGCCTCCATCGCCCAGGTGCACCGAGGGCGGCTGAAGAACGGCGACGAGGTCGTCATCAAGGTACGTCGTCCCGGGATCAAGCAGGTCATCGAGACCGATGTCGACATTTTGCTGGGTCTGGCCTATCTCATCGAAAACCACATCCCCCAGGCGGACATCTACGATCCGGTCGGGGTGGTCAAGGAATTCCGCCGCACCATCAACCGCGAAATGGACTTCACCCGCGAAGGCCATACCATCGACCGTTTCGGCAACAATTTCGCAAACTCCGACACCGTGCACGTGCCCAAGGTACATTGGCCCCTGACCGGCGAGGGGTTACTGACCATGGAGTACATCGACGGGATCAAGGTTTCCAATATCCGGCGGCTGCAGGAAGAAGGGTACGATCTCAAGGCGATTGCCCGTAACGGCGCCGACGCCTTTCTCAAGCAGGTGCTGGTCGATGGCCTTTTTCACGGCGACCCCCACCCCGGCAACTTTTTCATCCTGCCGGGCAACAGCATCTGCATGCTCGATTACGGTATGGTCGGGCGGCTGGACAACGAAGTCAAATACCAGCTGGTCGATCTCTTGCTGGCGATTCTGCAGCGGGATGTCGACACCGTCATCACCCTGCTCCTCTATTCTGGCGACATCGCCGAGGATATCGACAACAAGCAGCTCAAGCGCGACCTGACCGAACTGATCGACAACTACTATGAAATCCCCCTGCAGGAAATCAACGCCGGGCGCCTGCTCACCGAATTCATCGAAATTCTCACGGTCTACCGGATCAAATTCCCCGCCGACCTGATGCTTCTCGGCAAGGCGCTGATCACCATTGAGGGGATCGGCCGACAACTCGATCCCGCTTTCAACATGATCGACCACTTGCGCCCCTTCATGGAAAAACTGGTGCGCGACAAGGTCACCCCCAGCCATCTTTCCAAGGAAATGGTCCGAGTGGTGCAATCCTACGGCGCCCTGGCCAAGAATCTCCCCCGGGATCTCAAGGAGTTCATCAATCGCGTCAATCGCAACAAATTCAAGATCGATCTGGAGCACCGCGGCCTGGAAAAGCTCATCACCGACCTCGATAAATCGAGCAACCGCCTCTCATTCAGCATGCTCATCGCCGCCCTGATCATCGGCTCGTCGCTGATCATGCAGACCGACAAGGGCCCCATGCTCTTCGGTTTTCCCATGCTCGGCTTTCTCGGCTACTCCATCGCCGGCTTTCTCGGCCTGTGGCTGGCCATCGCCATCCTCCGCTCGGGACGCCTCTGA
- the ruvB gene encoding Holliday junction branch migration DNA helicase RuvB — MSERIISATESGDDNSFENGLRPRSLKEYVGQSKAKENLQVFIDAARNRQEALDHVLFFGPPGLGKTTLANIIAYEMGVHIKSTSGPVIEKPGDLAAILTNLEVGDVLFIDEIHRLSPVVEEILYPAMEDYQLDIIIGQGPSARTIKLDLPRFTLVGATTRAGLLSSPLRDRFGVIARLEFYSDEELTTIVRRSAGLLGIPTDADGAAEIARRSRGTPRIANRLLRRARDFAEVTGDGVISQELADLALGRLEVDRRGFDHMDRLLLLTIIDKFAGGPVGLETLAAAIGEEKDTIEDVIEPFLLQQGYLNRTPRGRTATPLAYTHFHRPLKGGDGPLFVSPEKTS, encoded by the coding sequence ATGAGCGAACGGATCATCAGCGCCACGGAAAGCGGCGACGACAATTCCTTTGAAAACGGTCTGCGCCCCCGCAGCCTCAAGGAATACGTCGGTCAGTCGAAAGCCAAGGAGAATCTGCAGGTCTTCATCGACGCGGCGCGTAACCGTCAGGAGGCCCTCGACCATGTGCTCTTCTTCGGTCCACCGGGTCTCGGCAAAACCACCCTGGCCAACATCATCGCTTACGAAATGGGGGTGCACATCAAAAGCACCTCGGGGCCGGTGATCGAGAAACCCGGCGATCTGGCGGCGATTCTCACCAATCTGGAAGTCGGCGACGTCCTCTTCATCGACGAGATCCACCGCCTCTCGCCGGTCGTCGAAGAAATCCTCTACCCGGCCATGGAGGATTACCAACTCGATATCATCATCGGCCAGGGCCCTTCGGCGCGCACCATCAAACTCGACCTGCCGCGCTTTACGCTGGTTGGCGCCACTACCCGCGCCGGGCTCCTTTCCTCTCCCCTGCGCGACCGCTTCGGGGTCATTGCCCGCCTGGAATTCTATTCGGACGAGGAGCTGACCACCATCGTCCGGCGCAGCGCCGGGCTGCTCGGCATTCCGACGGATGCGGACGGTGCCGCAGAGATCGCCCGCCGCAGCCGGGGGACGCCGCGCATCGCCAACCGCCTGCTGCGCCGGGCACGGGATTTCGCCGAGGTCACGGGGGACGGCGTCATTTCCCAGGAACTGGCGGATCTGGCCCTGGGGCGGCTGGAAGTGGACCGGCGTGGCTTCGACCACATGGACCGGCTGCTCCTGCTGACCATCATCGACAAGTTTGCCGGCGGACCGGTCGGCCTGGAAACCCTGGCCGCCGCCATCGGCGAGGAAAAGGATACCATCGAGGACGTGATCGAGCCCTTTTTGCTGCAACAGGGCTACCTCAACCGCACCCCCCGAGGGCGTACCGCCACCCCCCTGGCCTACACCCATTTCCACCGTCCCCTCAAAGGAGGGGACGGGCCGCTCTTTGTCAGTCCCGAAAAGACATCCTGA